The nucleotide sequence CCCCGTATCTGACGCTGGTCCGCGAGGACGCCGGCCAGCGCGCGCATCCGTTGCGGGAGGTGTTCAACGGGCTGCGCTACGTGGTGAAGACGGGCGCGCCGTGGCGCTGGATGCCCCACGACCTGCCGCCTTGGGCGGCCGTCTACCAGCAGGCGCAACGCTGGCTGCAGGCGGGCTGCTTCGAGCAACTGGCCGAGGACCTTCGCGCCGTGCTGCGCCTGGCGGCCGGGCGCAAGGCGGAGCCGTCGGCGGCCATCCTCGACAGCCGAACGCTGCGGGCGACGCCCGAGAGCGGCGAGCGGGCCGGCTACGATGGGGCCAAGCGCAAGCAGGGCTCGAAGCTGCATATGGCGGTGGACACGCTCGGCCACCTCCTGGCCCTGCATGTCACGCCGGCCAACGCCGATGACCGCGCCCAGGTCGAGCGTCTGACCAAGGCTGTGCAGGCGGCCACCGACGATCACGTCGAGATCGCGTTCGTGGATCAGGGCTACACCGGCGAGAAGCCAGCCACAGCCGCGCGCAGGCACGGCATCGAACTGGAGGTCGTGAAGCTGCCGGAGGCCAAGCGCGGCTTCGTACTGCTGCCCAAGCGCTGGGTCGTGGAACGCTCCTTTGCCTGGGCCACCCGCTTCCGCCGGCGCGTCAAAGACTACGAGCGCTATGCCAGCACGCTGGCTGACCTCCACATCGTCGCCTTCGTCTGCATCATGCTCAAAAAGGCCGCTCTACTCGCAGCCAGTTCATAACAGCCTCTAGGCCGAAACCACTGAAACGGCCGCTTGTAGCCACACAGTTACCGTTGCGATGCAATGGTCGGTCCCGCAGCCAGAACGTCCTAACGTCATGCCACATAAAGTTGACCTTGGCCGCACCTCGCCGATACGGTTGCGCCCATGGCTCAGCGGGGGATCCAGAACGAAGATCCGCGGGGCCACGGCGAACTCGAACACGCGGTATAGCCGCCACTCTTCCGGCCGCTCCCTGGATACCGCCTCCTCATTCCGCGTCACGAAAAACGGCGTCGTCTTCGCGCCCCGGGTCGTCTTCACTTTGATGAGGAGCTTCTGGCCGGTCGCCAGATCAATCGAACTGACGTCTTAACTCACACCGTCACCCTCGTCGCGGGCGACCCAGACGACCTTCTTGGTCAGGTCAGAGCGTCCGGCTGCATGGAGACGACGCTTCTCAACCTCGACCACGAACTCCTCGCCAGCAAAGCCCAGCGCACGGTTACGTTCGTCCCGTCCGGCTGGATCGAACTTGCGAACGAGGCGTTCCATGGCGGCGTTGCGAGGACCAGTCTGACGCGCCGGCGGCGGCACGAACAGCGTACGGACAGCTATTAGTGGCGACGCGGGCGCGGCGTCTAGGTCAGGTATGCCAGCCAAGTGTCCTTCGATCTCCGCGACCAAGGCGTCCTGATAGTTGAAGCGGGGCTTATGGCCCCGCAGCCACGGCAACCCGAGCTCGGCCAGGACCGCATTGATGTTTTGGTGCTTGAACTCAATGGAGCCGGCCGAGCGGCCTGTGACCGCCTGGAGAGCGCGGTTGTGTTCCCGCTTGTTGTAGGGGCGCCCGGCAACCTCGTCCGCGAACATGGCGAAGTAGTCCGTGACGACCGCGGCGACCTCCTCTAAGGACCAATCCGTGCCACTTTGAGCTGGATTTGGCAGCTCGCTTTCCACGAAATGACCCTCCTGAACCGGCCCGGCCGACGCTCTTGGGCGGTTGTAGCTGCGGAGTGGTGCGGGAGGCGAGTATCCTGGCC is from Methylorubrum sp. B1-46 and encodes:
- a CDS encoding IS5 family transposase, which encodes MSLSRKAYPSDVSDDEWALVAPYLTLVREDAGQRAHPLREVFNGLRYVVKTGAPWRWMPHDLPPWAAVYQQAQRWLQAGCFEQLAEDLRAVLRLAAGRKAEPSAAILDSRTLRATPESGERAGYDGAKRKQGSKLHMAVDTLGHLLALHVTPANADDRAQVERLTKAVQAATDDHVEIAFVDQGYTGEKPATAARRHGIELEVVKLPEAKRGFVLLPKRWVVERSFAWATRFRRRVKDYERYASTLADLHIVAFVCIMLKKAALLAASS
- a CDS encoding protein NO VEIN domain-containing protein; translation: MKTTRGAKTTPFFVTRNEEAVSRERPEEWRLYRVFEFAVAPRIFVLDPPLSHGRNRIGEVRPRSTLCGMTLGRSGCGTDHCIATVTVWLQAAVSVVSA